From Paenibacillus sp. PK3_47, the proteins below share one genomic window:
- a CDS encoding excinuclease ABC subunit UvrA: MSGSNQEYIVITGARENNLKNVSLRIPKRKITIFTGVSGSGKSSIVFDTIAAESTRLLNENFSMFVRTFLPKVPQPDTDGIENLSMAVIVDQKRLGGGSHSTLGTITDISPILRLLFSRLGQPHVGQAHMFSFNDPAGMCPECSGLGRRLGVDMGKALDMSKSLNEGALQLPDYAVNGWEWNMIVQAGDFDLDKKLSDYPEDELDKLLYAKARKVKMDFAGKATNITVEGVIEKFTNKYIKQDVKLKSERTQKMVAPYIFEGPCSSCHGARLSKAVLSCRINGLNIAELSAMEAGRLIEVIREMKDPAAAPIVKSLTERLQHLVDIGLDYLTLDRETDTLSGGESQRVKMVKHLSGSLVDVTYIFDEPSVGLHPRDVHRLNELLQKLRDKGNTVIVVEHDPDVIKVADHIVDVGPHAGSRGGTIMYEGSYPGLLESDTLTGTHMKRPLQLKQDCRQPSGRLSIKDAVLHNLQNVSVDIPTGVLTVVTGVAGSGKSTLINEVFLSRQPDAIVIDQSAVGVSSRSNPATYTGIMDDVRKAFASANKVSPGLFSFNSKGACENCQGLGVVSTDLAFLDSVNLPCEVCGGKRFKEEVLSYKLNGKSIDEVLEMTVEQALDYFQLKEVVRKLQAMSDVGLNYITLGQPLSTLSGGECQRIKLASELHKQGSIYVLDEPTTGLHMSDIAHIVEILNRLVEAGNTVIVIEHNIDVISQADWIIDMGPDGGSKGGQVVFEGTPAQIIHSGQSITGRYLK; this comes from the coding sequence ATGAGCGGATCAAATCAGGAGTATATCGTAATCACCGGGGCAAGGGAGAATAACCTCAAAAATGTATCCCTGCGTATTCCCAAACGGAAAATCACCATTTTCACCGGGGTATCCGGTTCCGGCAAGTCATCGATTGTGTTCGATACGATTGCTGCGGAATCCACCAGGCTGCTGAATGAGAACTTCAGCATGTTCGTGCGCACCTTCCTGCCCAAGGTTCCGCAGCCGGATACGGACGGAATTGAGAATCTCAGTATGGCTGTTATTGTCGACCAGAAACGGCTGGGAGGAGGCTCCCATTCTACGCTGGGTACGATTACCGATATTTCCCCGATACTGCGTCTGTTGTTTTCCCGTTTGGGTCAGCCCCATGTCGGACAAGCCCATATGTTCTCCTTCAATGATCCGGCGGGCATGTGTCCGGAGTGCAGCGGTCTTGGCCGCAGGCTGGGTGTAGATATGGGCAAGGCGCTGGACATGTCCAAATCGCTGAATGAGGGCGCCCTGCAGCTGCCCGATTATGCAGTTAACGGCTGGGAATGGAACATGATCGTGCAGGCGGGAGATTTTGATCTCGACAAGAAGCTAAGTGATTATCCGGAGGATGAACTGGACAAGCTTCTCTATGCCAAAGCACGGAAAGTGAAGATGGATTTTGCCGGTAAGGCGACTAATATCACCGTCGAGGGCGTCATTGAGAAGTTTACCAACAAATACATTAAGCAGGATGTAAAATTGAAATCCGAGCGTACTCAAAAAATGGTGGCACCATACATTTTCGAGGGGCCATGCTCCAGCTGTCATGGAGCGAGACTCAGTAAGGCAGTCCTCAGCTGCAGGATTAACGGACTAAATATTGCTGAGCTGTCAGCTATGGAGGCCGGAAGACTTATCGAAGTCATCCGTGAGATGAAGGATCCGGCAGCTGCGCCGATTGTTAAGTCACTTACGGAACGCCTGCAGCATCTGGTGGACATCGGACTGGACTACTTGACACTGGACCGGGAGACGGATACGCTGTCCGGCGGCGAATCACAGCGGGTCAAGATGGTCAAGCATCTGAGCGGCAGCCTGGTGGATGTCACCTATATTTTCGATGAACCCAGCGTCGGACTGCATCCCCGTGATGTCCACCGGTTAAATGAACTGCTCCAAAAGCTGCGCGACAAGGGCAATACCGTAATTGTAGTGGAGCATGATCCTGATGTAATTAAAGTAGCCGACCATATTGTTGACGTTGGTCCTCATGCCGGAAGCCGCGGCGGCACCATCATGTATGAAGGAAGCTATCCGGGCCTTTTGGAGTCCGATACACTCACAGGAACACATATGAAGCGTCCGCTTCAGTTGAAGCAGGACTGCCGGCAGCCATCCGGCAGGCTGTCCATTAAGGATGCTGTGCTCCATAATTTGCAAAATGTGAGTGTCGATATCCCTACCGGAGTTCTTACAGTAGTCACAGGAGTCGCCGGCTCCGGCAAAAGCACACTGATTAATGAGGTGTTCCTCAGCCGGCAGCCTGATGCAATCGTCATAGACCAATCGGCGGTAGGCGTGTCCTCCCGTTCCAATCCGGCAACCTACACAGGAATTATGGACGATGTGCGAAAAGCATTTGCTTCCGCCAACAAGGTCAGTCCGGGATTGTTCAGCTTCAATTCCAAAGGGGCCTGCGAGAACTGCCAGGGACTGGGCGTCGTCTCTACAGATCTTGCATTCCTGGACAGTGTGAATCTGCCCTGCGAAGTATGCGGAGGCAAACGGTTCAAGGAAGAGGTACTGTCCTACAAGCTGAACGGCAAGTCGATTGACGAAGTATTGGAAATGACAGTAGAGCAGGCTTTGGACTATTTCCAGCTAAAAGAGGTTGTCCGCAAGCTTCAGGCGATGAGCGACGTGGGCCTGAACTATATTACACTGGGTCAGCCGCTCAGCACTCTCTCCGGCGGGGAATGCCAGCGGATCAAGCTGGCCAGTGAGCTGCATAAGCAGGGCAGCATCTATGTACTCGATGAGCCGACGACCGGTCTCCATATGTCAGATATCGCCCATATCGTGGAGATCTTGAACCGCCTCGTCGAGGCCGGAAATACGGTAATCGTGATTGAGCATAACATTGATGTCATCAGCCAGGCGGACTGGATTATTGATATGGGGCCGGATGGAGGGAGCAAAGGCGGCCAGGTAGTATTCGAGGGCACGCCGGCACAGATCATTCATTCCGGGCAGTCCATCACAGGTCGGTATTTAAAGTAA
- a CDS encoding glycosyltransferase family 4 protein encodes MKVLFTFYNPSGGMETLNRVRCEALSAQGIECHLLYTHHGEGRRNIRNTPVHILSSDEEIQYLLTAISFDLIVVCTDIDLAERIRKLGYSGLLVYELQGLGQIEEAREVIARFSSRIYQYADALVYPETAHLKLLLKEYLPAMQHYCFDDPVGLPNFGYTAYPPRKYPVLAWVGRIQANKNWREFLQIGLRLLESKPQLYLWMFTDNTLYDPEEKAGFDQFVAETGVSSRLILYSNVPHELMADYMSIVGDSGGLLCSTSILEGFGYAVAEAMLCRCPVLSSDSDGIRRMVIHNQTGKIYTGGQIDEAVWSAFSLMHNRPLRATIRRQGEKHIRTNLSPQLYVTRFLEMYNSLLDVRH; translated from the coding sequence ATGAAGGTGCTGTTTACGTTTTATAACCCGAGCGGGGGAATGGAAACCTTGAACCGGGTCCGCTGCGAAGCCTTGTCCGCACAGGGAATTGAATGCCACCTGCTCTATACTCATCATGGAGAAGGGCGGAGGAATATCCGGAATACTCCGGTTCATATCTTGTCCAGTGACGAGGAAATCCAATATTTGCTGACAGCCATATCCTTTGACCTTATTGTAGTCTGTACAGACATCGATCTGGCCGAGCGGATCCGCAAGCTTGGTTACAGCGGTTTGCTGGTATATGAGCTGCAGGGACTGGGACAGATAGAAGAAGCGCGGGAAGTCATCGCAAGGTTCTCCAGCCGGATCTATCAATATGCGGATGCGCTTGTATATCCGGAGACTGCACACTTGAAGCTGCTGCTGAAGGAATACCTTCCTGCTATGCAGCATTACTGCTTCGATGATCCCGTTGGCCTGCCTAACTTCGGGTATACTGCGTATCCCCCGCGGAAATATCCGGTTCTGGCATGGGTAGGCCGCATACAGGCGAATAAGAATTGGCGGGAATTTCTGCAGATTGGCCTTCGGCTGCTGGAGAGCAAGCCCCAGTTATATTTATGGATGTTCACAGATAACACTTTATATGATCCGGAAGAAAAGGCGGGCTTCGACCAGTTCGTCGCAGAGACAGGAGTTTCCTCAAGGCTGATCCTTTATTCCAATGTGCCGCATGAGCTTATGGCCGATTATATGAGCATTGTGGGTGATTCCGGAGGGCTGCTCTGCTCCACCTCCATACTGGAAGGCTTCGGCTACGCGGTAGCGGAGGCGATGTTATGCCGCTGCCCGGTGCTGTCCAGTGATTCCGACGGAATCCGCAGGATGGTTATTCATAACCAGACCGGAAAAATATACACCGGCGGACAAATTGATGAAGCGGTATGGTCCGCATTCTCCTTAATGCACAACCGTCCGCTGAGAGCTACGATCCGGAGGCAGGGTGAGAAACATATCCGCACCAATCTGAGCCCGCAGCTGTATGTAACCAGATTTCTAGAGATGTATAATTCATTGCTTGATGTAAGGCACTGA
- a CDS encoding iron ABC transporter permease, whose amino-acid sequence MAKNLQVRRGKLTGLLFGLVLLAVLMLASILFGIHQYSITDLRIAYSQFDGSNDHLIIRTTRVPRALIAAAVGACLAVAGAVMQALTRNPMASPSVFGVNSGASLFIVIGLVAFGPLLTLGGMVWIAFAGAACTSAFVYALGAGGRSTFEPIRLTLAGAAVAAFASSVTSGLILINKQSLETALFWMIGSVSGRNLEHLLIVSPYMLVGLIIAMSLAGSLNLMALGDDSARSLGQRMLLTRMLAALAVVLLAGSSVAAAGPIAFVGLVVPHLCKSFTGPDHRWLLPYCALGGAVLLVAADLASRFILMPKEVPVGVATALIGVPFLIHAARRREHA is encoded by the coding sequence ATGGCAAAAAACCTCCAGGTCCGGCGGGGAAAGCTGACAGGGCTGTTGTTTGGCCTTGTTCTGCTGGCGGTCCTGATGCTTGCCAGTATCTTATTCGGAATTCATCAATACAGCATTACAGATTTGCGGATTGCATACAGCCAGTTCGACGGCTCCAATGACCATCTGATTATCCGGACCACCCGTGTGCCAAGAGCACTTATTGCCGCGGCGGTGGGAGCCTGCCTGGCTGTAGCCGGTGCCGTGATGCAGGCATTAACCAGAAATCCAATGGCTTCACCGTCTGTTTTTGGCGTCAATTCAGGCGCTTCCCTGTTTATCGTGATCGGACTTGTCGCCTTCGGGCCTTTGCTTACGCTGGGCGGTATGGTCTGGATTGCTTTTGCCGGCGCGGCCTGTACATCTGCATTTGTATATGCGCTCGGAGCAGGAGGGCGGAGTACCTTTGAGCCAATCCGTCTGACCCTGGCAGGTGCTGCTGTGGCGGCATTTGCTTCATCGGTTACCTCCGGGCTGATCCTGATCAACAAGCAGTCGCTGGAAACCGCGCTATTCTGGATGATCGGTTCGGTATCCGGCAGAAACCTTGAGCATCTGCTCATTGTATCTCCTTATATGCTGGTTGGGCTGATCATTGCGATGTCACTCGCCGGATCCTTGAATCTCATGGCACTAGGAGATGACAGCGCGCGCAGTCTAGGACAGCGGATGCTGCTGACCCGGATGCTGGCGGCACTTGCTGTTGTGCTGCTGGCCGGAAGCTCTGTTGCTGCTGCAGGGCCCATAGCATTTGTCGGCCTTGTTGTTCCTCATTTATGCAAATCCTTCACCGGCCCGGATCACCGCTGGCTGCTTCCTTACTGTGCGCTGGGCGGAGCGGTACTGCTGGTTGCGGCTGATTTGGCTTCACGGTTTATTTTGATGCCCAAAGAAGTGCCCGTAGGGGTGGCAACAGCGCTGATTGGCGTACCGTTCCTGATTCATGCGGCCAGAAGGAGGGAACATGCTTAG
- a CDS encoding DUF6376 family protein, with product MKKYKLGLLLFLMLIMPGCGLAEQVGNGVSFATDTAAYMQNMREFGQEMDTWATNAVTDPAARQELLDRLTSLKEESAQYANLQVPEYAAELHQTIKGYNETLQQGLDQAITNVEEGKAAFESTGIPDTINKVNELISQINQLIP from the coding sequence ATGAAAAAATACAAGTTGGGACTACTGCTGTTCCTGATGCTGATTATGCCGGGCTGCGGGCTTGCGGAACAGGTGGGCAACGGGGTCAGCTTCGCTACCGATACAGCTGCTTATATGCAAAATATGCGGGAATTCGGACAGGAAATGGATACGTGGGCAACGAATGCTGTAACTGACCCGGCGGCACGGCAGGAACTGCTGGACAGATTAACTTCACTAAAAGAAGAAAGCGCTCAATATGCGAATCTTCAGGTTCCCGAGTATGCCGCTGAACTGCACCAGACCATTAAGGGTTACAACGAAACACTGCAGCAGGGCCTGGATCAGGCTATTACCAATGTGGAGGAAGGAAAGGCTGCTTTTGAATCGACAGGCATTCCCGATACCATTAATAAAGTTAACGAGTTAATAAGCCAGATCAACCAGCTGATTCCTTAA
- a CDS encoding glycosyltransferase 61 family protein, giving the protein MDDINDEILPVSQVKAGYFNSIWEWQASFIAADAAEVGTDAAEVGTAAVDRRTVIPFDFGGIAVFEAPKSIETEIHPYLMPYSQQPEGGYVAFLQSGRVWGQSGAVLTPDGRLIHDLSPEYDGEQHRMLAADEHPAMFRQKDQEPQKIHGTAAVLTFCGSGNYFHWFYDVLPRLLMLKSMDVPYHCLIMNPYPHAAFAEETLRLFGIQPSSIIRTDMNLYLQADQLIVPSIMMNSHYPPWITDTLRTKLLPLRDTAQSVPERLYISRRKASYRRMVNENEIIQCLETYGFISVCPEDWSITGQIQLFASAKVIVGPHGAGLTNLAFCCEGTQVIEIFHKLHVLPTYWMISNHNKLDYYMLYGQEQASPSGNFAGLEDYYVELDRLKQTLHLAGIDAPGGS; this is encoded by the coding sequence ATGGACGATATAAACGATGAAATTCTCCCGGTAAGCCAAGTAAAAGCAGGTTACTTTAATAGCATCTGGGAATGGCAGGCTTCGTTTATAGCAGCTGACGCTGCAGAAGTTGGCACTGACGCTGCAGAAGTTGGCACTGCGGCTGTTGACCGGCGGACAGTTATCCCGTTTGATTTTGGCGGCATAGCTGTTTTTGAAGCTCCCAAGAGCATTGAAACCGAGATTCATCCTTACTTAATGCCCTACTCACAACAGCCTGAAGGCGGTTATGTTGCATTCCTGCAGTCAGGGCGTGTATGGGGTCAGTCGGGCGCTGTTCTGACTCCGGACGGCAGACTGATACATGACCTTTCACCGGAGTACGACGGGGAACAGCACCGAATGCTGGCAGCGGATGAGCATCCTGCAATGTTCCGCCAAAAGGATCAGGAACCGCAAAAGATTCACGGGACCGCTGCTGTTTTGACTTTTTGCGGAAGCGGTAATTATTTTCACTGGTTTTATGATGTGCTGCCCAGACTATTGATGCTTAAGTCCATGGATGTTCCTTATCACTGCCTGATCATGAATCCTTACCCTCATGCCGCCTTTGCAGAAGAGACGCTACGATTATTTGGAATACAGCCGTCCTCTATCATCCGCACGGATATGAATCTGTATCTTCAAGCCGATCAGCTGATTGTACCATCCATCATGATGAATTCCCATTATCCGCCATGGATTACTGATACGCTGCGCACAAAGCTTCTGCCATTGCGGGATACGGCACAATCCGTTCCGGAACGGTTATATATTTCAAGGCGAAAAGCCTCCTACCGCCGGATGGTTAACGAGAATGAAATCATTCAATGCCTGGAGACCTATGGTTTTATATCCGTCTGTCCTGAGGATTGGAGCATAACCGGGCAAATTCAACTGTTTGCCTCAGCTAAAGTGATTGTAGGCCCACATGGCGCGGGGCTGACAAATCTCGCTTTTTGTTGTGAGGGGACACAAGTGATTGAAATCTTTCACAAGCTGCATGTCCTGCCGACCTACTGGATGATCAGCAATCATAATAAACTTGACTACTATATGTTATACGGACAAGAACAAGCGTCTCCGTCCGGTAATTTTGCCGGCTTAGAGGATTATTATGTGGAGCTTGACCGTTTGAAGCAGACACTTCATTTGGCTGGTATTGATGCTCCTGGCGGGAGCTGA
- a CDS encoding DUF6254 family protein: MAHQKRREEAAWKSRKQAQHPHGKIRSLKELSGEYDGKHTTL; this comes from the coding sequence ATGGCTCACCAGAAGAGAAGAGAAGAAGCTGCCTGGAAGTCACGAAAGCAAGCCCAGCATCCCCATGGTAAAATCAGATCGCTTAAGGAATTGTCCGGCGAATATGACGGGAAGCATACTACTTTGTAA
- a CDS encoding AraC family transcriptional regulator: MTVQLKDQLMLWNQVSIQVKDVRHMIMEQDETFTYRLPASAFIYAVRGGASVLMDGRSHTVSRFHVLHGGKGLYLDITAGELFEYYLILYKAMLPLPSRKELLLLMKTDSPFQMQFGAVPQYPLSLLDKVKAMDEIWHRSSVLEKLQVKTLFYQFTVEVLEQLFRQPFHPAEPDLAAQAIRYIHDHYREQITLTKLAKELDCNSRQLLRLFKARENTSPIDYLIRVRMHKARELLLTTDSALKEIAERVGYGDVYYFSRLFKKVTGNSPSVYKEKVHKCEAGPNNPFDMSISSIVERKLQRYIDSEYDNHYQYKRGDLPVYRKHKTSMAVTLLLGFTLLLSACGGGAVNNTSASNTNTAAAGANTAAVTQTASPAANADADAPRIVKHAMGEETLTGTPERVVILTNEGTEALLTLGIKPVGAVQSWIGDPWYEHIKDKMQEVTVVGDELQPNLELIASLKPDLIIGNKVRQEKIYEQLKQIAPTVFSEDLSGEWKNNFKLYSEAVNKKDEGEQAMKAFDQRVADVKAKLGSKAETKVSIVRFSASQVRIYQKDSFSGVLLEQLGIARPASQDKDNFMEVMSKETIPDMDGDVLFYFVTEEASKTDAAKVVEEWLNDPLFKNLNVSKNNKVIQVNEAIWNTAGGYEAANLLLDEIVDYFEVK, translated from the coding sequence ATGACGGTACAACTCAAGGACCAGCTAATGCTATGGAATCAGGTGTCCATCCAGGTCAAAGATGTCCGGCATATGATTATGGAGCAGGATGAGACCTTCACCTACCGTTTACCCGCAAGTGCATTCATATACGCAGTAAGAGGCGGGGCTAGTGTACTTATGGACGGCAGGTCCCACACTGTAAGCCGGTTTCATGTTCTGCATGGCGGCAAAGGCTTATACCTGGACATTACCGCAGGTGAACTTTTCGAGTATTATCTTATTCTGTACAAAGCGATGCTGCCGCTGCCAAGCCGCAAGGAATTGCTCTTATTAATGAAAACTGACAGCCCGTTCCAGATGCAGTTCGGAGCAGTTCCGCAGTATCCGCTGTCTTTGCTGGACAAGGTGAAGGCGATGGACGAAATCTGGCACCGCTCCAGCGTACTGGAGAAGCTGCAGGTCAAGACGCTGTTCTATCAATTCACCGTGGAAGTGCTTGAGCAGCTGTTCCGGCAGCCGTTCCATCCGGCAGAGCCTGATCTGGCAGCCCAGGCCATCCGTTATATTCACGATCATTACCGGGAACAGATAACGCTTACGAAGCTGGCGAAAGAGCTGGACTGCAATTCCCGGCAGCTGCTCAGATTGTTCAAAGCCAGGGAGAATACCAGCCCGATTGATTATTTAATCCGTGTCCGCATGCATAAGGCCCGGGAACTGCTGCTGACTACGGATTCTGCATTAAAGGAAATCGCCGAGCGGGTAGGGTACGGGGATGTATATTATTTTAGCAGGCTGTTCAAAAAGGTCACCGGGAATTCCCCGTCAGTCTACAAAGAGAAGGTACATAAGTGTGAGGCCGGTCCAAATAATCCATTTGATATGTCGATATCCTCTATTGTAGAGCGAAAGCTTCAACGGTATATTGATAGTGAATATGATAATCATTATCAATATAAAAGGGGAGATCTACCTGTGTACAGGAAACACAAAACGTCCATGGCAGTTACTTTATTGTTAGGCTTCACGCTATTATTAAGTGCTTGCGGGGGCGGAGCTGTGAATAATACTTCAGCCTCGAATACCAATACAGCAGCAGCCGGAGCAAATACAGCGGCCGTTACGCAGACAGCATCTCCTGCTGCTAACGCTGATGCGGATGCACCGAGAATTGTTAAGCATGCCATGGGCGAAGAGACGCTGACCGGAACGCCTGAACGGGTAGTTATCCTGACGAATGAAGGAACAGAAGCGCTGCTAACCTTGGGAATCAAGCCGGTAGGCGCGGTGCAATCCTGGATCGGTGATCCCTGGTATGAGCATATCAAGGACAAGATGCAGGAAGTAACGGTAGTGGGGGACGAGCTTCAGCCCAATCTGGAGCTGATTGCCAGCCTGAAGCCTGACCTGATCATCGGAAATAAAGTCCGGCAGGAAAAAATCTATGAACAGCTGAAGCAGATTGCCCCGACGGTCTTTTCGGAGGATCTCAGCGGTGAATGGAAGAATAACTTCAAGCTGTATTCCGAAGCGGTGAACAAGAAGGATGAGGGAGAGCAGGCGATGAAGGCCTTTGATCAGCGGGTGGCAGATGTCAAAGCCAAGCTTGGCAGCAAAGCGGAAACCAAAGTATCCATCGTCCGCTTCTCGGCTTCCCAGGTCCGGATCTATCAGAAGGATTCCTTCTCCGGCGTACTTCTGGAGCAGCTCGGCATTGCCCGCCCCGCTTCACAGGACAAGGATAACTTTATGGAAGTAATGTCCAAGGAAACGATTCCGGATATGGACGGGGATGTGTTGTTCTATTTCGTGACGGAAGAAGCGAGCAAAACTGATGCTGCCAAAGTGGTGGAGGAATGGCTGAACGATCCGCTGTTCAAAAACCTGAACGTATCCAAAAACAATAAAGTGATTCAAGTCAATGAGGCGATCTGGAACACAGCCGGTGGCTATGAGGCGGCTAACCTGCTGCTGGACGAGATTGTAGACTATTTTGAAGTAAAGTAG
- a CDS encoding iron ABC transporter permease: MLRQGKSRSIVVISVLFLLMVVTFILCLAIGGVNIPVYEVVASLLGTNRESSDLIIMELRMPRMLAAVLVGSALAVAGTLLQGVIRNPLASPDLLGVTGGASVAVVGFMTIFTGFSVHFIPFIAIAGALAAVILNYILAWQKGVSPFRLVLVGLGLSTAAGALTMFLLISGPSYLAAQVLNWMTGSIYGTNWSYIKALWPWVVAVIPLSMLYAKELNIQALGEETALGLGSRLQISRVVVLLFSVMLAGAAVGVAGTISFIGLLAPHMARRLAGNSYLTTIPVSALIGAILLLLADLAGRMLFQPLDIPAGVFTAGIGAPFFMYLLFRRKGIGWSDRK, from the coding sequence ATGCTTAGACAAGGAAAATCCCGCTCTATCGTAGTTATTTCGGTATTATTCCTGCTAATGGTAGTAACTTTTATATTATGCTTGGCTATTGGCGGAGTTAACATTCCTGTTTATGAGGTCGTCGCATCCCTTCTCGGGACCAACCGGGAGAGCAGTGATCTCATTATTATGGAGCTGCGTATGCCGCGGATGCTTGCCGCCGTGCTTGTCGGATCAGCTCTTGCTGTTGCCGGAACGCTGCTCCAGGGCGTGATCCGCAATCCGCTGGCTTCTCCCGATCTGCTCGGCGTGACAGGCGGAGCTTCGGTGGCGGTGGTGGGCTTCATGACCATTTTCACCGGATTCAGTGTTCACTTCATCCCTTTTATCGCTATCGCGGGTGCATTGGCAGCTGTTATTCTTAACTACATTTTGGCCTGGCAAAAAGGGGTTTCACCCTTCAGATTGGTGCTGGTAGGACTGGGCCTGTCCACTGCTGCGGGAGCCCTGACGATGTTCCTGCTGATCAGCGGACCTTCATATCTGGCTGCACAGGTGCTGAACTGGATGACCGGAAGTATATACGGCACGAACTGGTCCTACATCAAAGCGCTTTGGCCTTGGGTAGTCGCGGTCATACCGCTGTCGATGCTCTATGCCAAGGAGCTGAATATCCAGGCATTAGGGGAAGAAACCGCCTTGGGGCTTGGCAGCCGGCTGCAAATAAGCCGGGTCGTTGTGCTGCTGTTCAGTGTGATGCTGGCCGGAGCGGCGGTTGGGGTGGCAGGGACGATTTCTTTTATCGGATTATTGGCACCCCACATGGCCAGACGGCTGGCGGGGAATTCTTACCTTACCACGATACCTGTCTCAGCGCTCATTGGCGCTATATTGCTGCTCTTAGCTGATCTTGCCGGAAGGATGCTGTTCCAGCCTCTCGATATTCCAGCTGGCGTGTTCACGGCCGGAATCGGCGCGCCGTTCTTTATGTATCTGCTCTTCCGCCGGAAAGGCATAGGCTGGTCTGATAGGAAGTAG
- a CDS encoding glucose 1-dehydrogenase, whose product MYNFEGKVAVVTGGGSGIGRQVAVDLAKYGAQVAVVSRTEASGVETVQWIQQNGGTALFIQADVRRSEDVQAYVKKTVEAFGRIDLFFNNAGVMTSPAPIVEFSEELFDLTMDTNVKGTFLGLKYVIPEMLNIGGGNIVCTSSVVGLKGNPGVSPYSASKHAIIGLTKSVVGEYAAQGIRANVVCPGCVYTPMMDRYAAEFSPEDPSLTEQMISQMVPMGRYSKPEEVSELVLFLLSDRAPIINGSVYTIDGGQTA is encoded by the coding sequence TTGTACAATTTCGAAGGTAAAGTTGCAGTAGTTACAGGCGGGGGAAGCGGTATCGGCCGCCAGGTAGCCGTGGATCTGGCTAAATACGGAGCCCAAGTAGCGGTTGTCAGCCGTACGGAAGCAAGCGGTGTAGAAACCGTCCAATGGATTCAGCAAAACGGAGGCACAGCCCTGTTCATTCAAGCGGATGTCCGCCGCAGTGAAGATGTACAGGCTTATGTCAAAAAGACTGTAGAAGCTTTTGGCCGGATTGACCTGTTCTTTAATAATGCGGGGGTAATGACTTCTCCGGCGCCTATCGTCGAGTTCTCTGAAGAGCTGTTCGATCTGACGATGGATACAAATGTAAAAGGAACATTCCTGGGACTGAAATACGTCATTCCTGAAATGCTGAACATCGGCGGGGGGAATATCGTGTGTACCTCTTCCGTAGTCGGCCTTAAAGGAAATCCCGGCGTATCTCCATACTCCGCTTCCAAGCATGCAATTATCGGTCTTACCAAGTCCGTAGTCGGCGAATATGCCGCTCAAGGTATCCGCGCTAATGTGGTCTGCCCGGGTTGTGTCTACACCCCGATGATGGACCGTTATGCGGCTGAGTTCTCCCCTGAGGACCCAAGCCTTACCGAGCAGATGATCTCCCAGATGGTACCGATGGGCCGCTATTCCAAACCGGAGGAAGTAAGTGAACTGGTACTGTTCCTGCTCAGCGACCGGGCTCCGATCATTAACGGTTCGGTCTATACGATTGACGGCGGGCAGACAGCTTAA